In Raphanus sativus cultivar WK10039 chromosome 5, ASM80110v3, whole genome shotgun sequence, the following proteins share a genomic window:
- the LOC108863491 gene encoding pentatricopeptide repeat-containing protein At3g05340: protein MNSRWVIQKLTSHIPSRLSTILCASKILTQQSPSCKVSTFLLNHVDISLLLSICGREGWFPHLGPSLHASIVKNPEFFEPVDDDIHRNALVVWNSLLALYVGRRGELADALKLFDEMPIRDNVSRNTVFNGFMKKKREIESGFVLLKRMIRPGLGFDQATLTIALSVCDAPELCSVTKMVHGLAVLSGYDNVIPVGNSLITSYYKCGCSVSGRRVFDEMVQRNVVTWTAVITGLVQNELHEDSLRLLSLMRRGLVHPNSVTYLSALSACSGSQRVTEGKQIHALLWKVGIESELRIESMLMDMYSKCGSIEDAWKVFESSEETDEVSMTVMLAGLAQNGSEEEAIHFFIRMLRSGVEIDANVVSAVLGVSFVDNSLGLGKQLHSLVIKRRFSGNTFVSNGLINMYSKCGDLDDSLSVFRRMSERNYVSWNSMIASFARHGHGLAALKLYEEMIRQDVKPTDVTFLSLLHACSHVKLINKGQELLKHMQDVHGIEPRTAHYACIVDMLGRAGRLEEAKSFIDSMRTKPDSLVWQALLGACSFYGDTETGRYAAEQLFRSAPESSAPHILMANIYSSRGQWKEREKTIKRMKAMGVSKETGVSWIGIENQTHRFVVDDKLHPQAEAIHDVLNELFAVILDEGYRPDTAVVSP from the coding sequence ATGAATTCGAGATGGGTGATTCAGAAACTAACCTCTCACATTCCCTCTCGCTTGTCTACCATCTTATGCGCTTCGAAAATCCTAACCCAGCAGAGCCCGAGTTGCAAAGTCTCGACCTTTCTCCTCAACCATGTCGACATCAGCCTCCTCTTATCCATCTGCGGCAGAGAAGGCTGGTTTCCTCATCTGGGTCCTTCTCTCCACGCCTCCATTGTCAAGAACCCTGAGTTTTTCGAGCCAGTCGATGACGACATCCATCGAAACGCTCTCGTCGTTTGGAACTCTCTACTCGCTCTGTACGTTGGGCGCCGCGGAGAATTAGCTGACGCGCTCAAgctgttcgacgaaatgcctaTAAGAGATAACGTTTCTCGGAATACAGTGTTTAATGGgtttatgaagaagaagagagagatagagtCTGGCTTTGTGTTGCTTAAGAGAATGATTAGACCCGGTTTAGGGTTTGATCAAGCGACCTTGACGATTGCTTTATCGGTTTGTGATGCTCCGGAGCTCTGTTCCGTGACGAAGATGGTTCACGGTTTAGCAGTTTTAAGCGGTTATGACAATGTGATCCCCGTGGGGAACAGTTTGATCACGTCTTATTACAAATGTGGATGTTCGGTTTCTGGGAGACGGGTCTTTGATGAGATGGTGCAAAGAAATGTTGTAACTTGGACGGCTGTGATTACTGGTCTGGTACAGAACGAGTTACATGAAGATAGTCTGAGGTTGTTAAGTTTGATGCGTAGAGGATTGGTTCATCCGAACTCGGTAACCTATCTGAGCGCTCTATCTGCTTGTTCAGGCTCACAGAGGGTAACAGAAGGGAAACAGATTCATGCTCTTCTGTGGAAAGTTGGGATTGAATCAGAGTTGCGTATCGAGAGTATGCTAATGGATATGTACTCTAAATGTGGAAGCATTGAAGATGCCTGGAAGGTTTTTGAGTCCAGTGAAGAAACCGATGAAGTTTCGATGACTGTGATGTTAGCTGGTTTAGCACAGAACGGTTCAGAGGAAGAGGCTATACATTTCTTCATTAGAATGCTTAGATCTGGTGTGGAGATAGACGCAAATGTAGTTTCAGCTGTTCTTGGAGTTTCGTTTGTGGATAACTCTTTGGGTCTTGGGAAGCAACTTCATTCTTTGGTTATCAAACGAAGATTCTCCGGTAACACCTTTGTTAGCAACGGACTCATCAACATGTACTCGAAATGCGGAGATCTAGATGATTCGCTCAGCGTGTTTAGACGAATGTCAGAAAGGAACTACGTATCATGGAACTCAATGATCGCATCGTTTGCACGCCATGGTCACGGACTAGCTGCCTTGAAACTATACGAAGAGATGATAAGGCAAGACGTGAAGCCCACGGACGTTACCTTTTTGTCACTGCTCCATGCTTGTAGCCATGTGAAGTTGATCAACAAAGGCCAAGAACTCTTGAAACATATGCAAGATGTCCATGGAATCGAGCCTAGGACAGCGCATTATGCATGTATCGTCGACATGTTGGGCCGAGCTGGTCGTTTGGAAGAAGCAAAGAGCTTTATAGACTCGATGCGTACGAAACCTGACTCTCTGGTTTGGCAAGCACTGCTTGGTGCTTGTAGCTTCTACGGTGACACGGAAACAGGGAGATATGCAGCTGAGCAGTTGTTTCGGTCTGCACCTGAGAGCTCAGCTCCTCATATTCTGATGGCCAACATATACTCATCGAGAGGGCAGtggaaggagagagagaagacgatcaagagaatgaaAGCAATGGGGGTGAGTAAAGAAACGGGCGTAAGTTGGATTGGAATCGAGAATCAAACACATAGATTTGTTGTTGACGACAAATTGCATCCACAAGCAGAGGCTATACATGATGTTCTCAATGAATTGTTTGCTGT